From Anaerohalosphaera lusitana, one genomic window encodes:
- a CDS encoding prepilin-type N-terminal cleavage/methylation domain-containing protein, producing the protein MKRKAFTLIELLVVIAIIGLLMSIMLPALGKVKEMARMTVCKTNLKQYGLAMNMYLADYNQKFPNPMTAIYKSWIPPATRNCQWHDRNTMPTVTPSNAGPLWSYLASADAHMCPTFKSIGKQYGADHFDHDEDIPIEPQYAYSQNAYLGTTHLRSSNITRMNSQVAVFVEESMWQMGQGGSKDICSHVLNDTNFFARHPNDSFGQVGDSIGTYHNNSGLSSRMEVGSQGAIQTKSGGVGNVVFADGHVDHVDPYESETINGMQFTKSYLTAYPGRDIKSKTCPY; encoded by the coding sequence ATGAAACGAAAAGCTTTCACCCTAATCGAGCTCCTGGTAGTTATCGCAATAATCGGCCTTCTTATGTCTATCATGCTGCCCGCATTGGGCAAGGTCAAAGAAATGGCTCGCATGACAGTCTGCAAGACCAATCTAAAGCAGTACGGCCTCGCGATGAATATGTATCTCGCCGACTATAACCAGAAGTTCCCGAACCCCATGACCGCGATTTATAAAAGCTGGATCCCCCCGGCGACCCGGAACTGCCAGTGGCACGACAGAAATACCATGCCGACAGTCACTCCCTCCAACGCCGGACCGTTGTGGAGCTATCTCGCCTCTGCAGACGCCCACATGTGCCCCACCTTCAAGAGTATCGGAAAGCAGTACGGTGCGGACCATTTCGACCACGACGAGGATATCCCCATCGAACCGCAGTATGCTTACAGCCAGAACGCCTACCTGGGAACGACACATCTAAGGTCCTCCAACATCACCCGAATGAACTCACAGGTAGCTGTTTTTGTGGAGGAATCGATGTGGCAAATGGGACAGGGTGGCTCGAAAGATATTTGTTCGCATGTTCTCAACGACACTAACTTTTTCGCTCGGCACCCAAATGACTCTTTCGGCCAGGTCGGCGACAGCATCGGGACCTATCATAACAATTCCGGATTGTCATCCAGAATGGAAGTAGGCAGTCAAGGAGCCATTCAAACCAAAAGCGGCGGAGTCGGCAACGTAGTCTTTGCCGACGGCCATGTCGATCACGTAGATCCTTATGAAAGCGAAACAATAAACGGCATGCAATTCACTAAAAGCTATCTGACTGCCTACCCCGGCAGAGATATAAAAAGCAAGACGTGTCCGTATTAG
- a CDS encoding IS1595 family transposase, translating to MINKYKKRSKISEAKFRQIVKLFALDIEASKIAELTGLSRKTINTILYKIRIRIAEYCQQQSPFDVGEIEIDESYFGARRVRGVRGRGAKGKHIVFGLIKRGGKVYTQVVKNCSKSTLMPIIKQKVNKDSTVYTDGFKTYDGLVDFGYKKHYRVKHGENEFAEGRNHINGIENFWAIAKGRLNKFRGISKGTFALHLKECEFRFNHRHDDLYKLLLKILRKNPI from the coding sequence ATGATTAACAAGTACAAAAAGCGTTCAAAAATTTCAGAGGCCAAATTCCGGCAGATTGTCAAGCTGTTCGCCTTGGATATTGAGGCCAGCAAAATTGCAGAGCTGACAGGTCTTTCTAGAAAGACCATCAACACTATTCTTTACAAAATTCGAATACGGATCGCCGAATACTGTCAGCAGCAAAGTCCGTTTGACGTCGGCGAGATTGAGATCGACGAAAGCTATTTCGGAGCCCGACGCGTACGTGGTGTTCGAGGTCGCGGCGCGAAGGGAAAACATATTGTCTTCGGCCTGATCAAACGCGGCGGCAAGGTCTATACCCAGGTGGTCAAAAACTGCTCTAAAAGCACTCTGATGCCCATTATAAAGCAAAAGGTTAACAAGGACTCGACCGTGTATACCGATGGTTTCAAAACCTATGACGGCCTGGTTGACTTTGGCTACAAGAAGCACTATCGCGTCAAACATGGTGAAAACGAATTTGCTGAAGGCCGCAACCACATCAACGGCATTGAGAACTTCTGGGCGATTGCCAAAGGTCGGCTCAATAAGTTTCGAGGAATCAGCAAAGGTACCTTTGCTCTGCACTTGAAAGAATGTGAATTTAGATTTAACCATCGACACGATGACCTGTATAAGTTACTGTTAAAAATACTCAGAAAGAACCCAATTTAA
- a CDS encoding GrpB family protein: MADGREGETLAEKVARVVAERVEVVEYDPRWQGMFEAEREHLRACLPGDLVGRIEHFGSTAVEGLAGKPIVDMLVEVFDLERVKREVAGVLEGQGYEYFWRPTWGDDGDPFYAWFIKRDGEGRRTHHIHMVEPGFEHWERLLFRDYLREHVEVAGEYAELKRRLEREHGGARVAYTEAKGEFIRRVTERARGYYGG, encoded by the coding sequence ATGGCTGACGGTCGAGAGGGTGAGACGCTTGCGGAGAAGGTTGCGCGTGTGGTGGCGGAGCGCGTGGAGGTGGTTGAGTATGATCCGCGGTGGCAGGGGATGTTTGAGGCGGAGCGGGAGCATCTGCGGGCGTGTCTGCCGGGGGATCTGGTGGGGCGGATCGAGCATTTCGGGAGTACGGCGGTGGAGGGGCTGGCTGGGAAGCCGATCGTGGATATGCTGGTGGAGGTGTTTGACCTGGAGCGGGTGAAGCGGGAGGTTGCGGGTGTGCTGGAGGGGCAGGGGTATGAGTATTTCTGGCGGCCGACGTGGGGTGATGACGGTGATCCTTTTTATGCGTGGTTTATCAAGCGGGACGGGGAGGGGCGGCGGACACATCATATTCACATGGTGGAGCCGGGGTTTGAGCACTGGGAGAGGCTGCTGTTTCGTGATTATCTGCGTGAGCATGTTGAGGTTGCGGGGGAGTATGCGGAACTGAAGCGTCGGCTGGAGCGGGAGCACGGCGGGGCCCGGGTTGCGTATACGGAGGCGAAGGGGGAGTTTATCCGGCGGGTGACGGAGAGGGCGAGGGGGTATTACGGGGGCTGA